The Neospora caninum Liverpool complete genome, chromosome X genome includes a region encoding these proteins:
- a CDS encoding putative inositol monophosphatase domain-containing protein, with amino-acid sequence MAFSSPGAPGQLDLRPLQPVVLEDVDVTIDIIDIVKLACQASQTVLEVYNLSSQDWGIEFKDGREPLTKADLQANQVICTGLTRLYGSTIPIISEENKKASWTERSQYKYFWLIDPLDGTKEFIKRNGQFTVNIGLCRGNEAILGVVTVPTQGHAFLGAAGVGAYKLVPGKPRVKLQTAPFSIEDPDLRVTASSSHNSPETRAFTEKLTRPQVVQYGSSLKIVMLAEGQAHLYPRFALCCEWDTCAAHAVLKFAGGEIYQAGKDADGLYVSKEPLQYHKEDFLNSFFVAVANREASQSMWSSQNLVKTLGRVSDSNCQEVLKKNAVAKHYQSRCGGANAFTCIDCYKTFDRQTIIGHTSCTTEEDKWHGQYAKSRRTQNGNPQVSQAGQRERERKKQKTGDAAHGTTSQKVEALQDNKKASANARKQNGNLFQWQGDWKSTVEHILNNQPNHSMAWKPLANQAVDLYLASNKNKTQKPPESREMLVNACLASIPEDFVNDKDEFVRLLHA; translated from the exons ATGGCTTTCTCGTCCCCAGGTGCCCCAGGTCAGCTCGATCTGCGGCCGCTGCAACCGGTGGTTCTCGAAGATGTTGATGTGACGATTGACATCATCGACATCGTCAAACTTGCCTGTCAAGCTAGCCAGACGGTCTTGGAAGTGTATAACCTGTCAAGTCAAGATTGGGGAATCGAGTTCAAGGACGGCAGAGAGCCACTGACGAAAGCGGACCTACAAGCAAACCAG GTCATTTGCACAGGTCTTACTCGGCTCTATGGATCTACCATTCCCATAATCAgcgaggaaaacaaaaaagCAAGCTGGACCGAAAGAAGCCAGTATAAGTATTTCTGGCTCATTGATCCGCTTGATGGCACGAAGGAGTTCATCAAAC GAAACGGCCAGTTCACAGTCAATATAGGTTTGTgccgaggaaacgaggcgatACTTGGCGTTGTCACCGTTCCCACGCAGGGACACGCCTTTCTGGGTGCGGCCGGCGTAGGGGCGTATAAATTG GTCCCGGGGAAACCCCGTGTAAAACTCCAGACGGCCCCGTTCTCAATAGAGGATCCCGATCTTAGAGTCacggcgtcttcgtctcaCAATTCGCCGGAAACTCGCGCTTTCACGGAGAAGCTTACGAGGCCACAAGTTGTCCAATATGG GTCCTCCTTGAAAATCGTGATGCTCGCTGAGGGACAGGCTCACCTCTATCCGCGCTTTGCGTTGTGTTGCGAGTGGGACACCTGCGCGGCACACGCGGTGCTGAAATTCGCCGGAGGAGAAATCTATCAG GCTGGCAAGGACGCTGACGGACTGTACGTGTCGAAGGAACCTCTCCAGTATCACAAAGAGGATTTCCTGAATTCTTTCTTTGTAGCCGTTGCCAACAGAGAGGCCAGCCAATCGATGTGGTCCAG CCAGAACCTGGTCAAGACACTCGGGCGCGTTTCCGACTCCAAT TGCCAGGAGGTACTGAAGAAGAATGCTGTGGCCAAGCATTACCAAAGCCGGTGTGGCGGGGCGAACGCCTTCACCTGCATCGATTGCTACAAGACTTTCGATCGTCAAACAATCATTGGCCATACGAGCTGCACGACAG aggaagacaagtgGCATGGCCAGTATGCGAAGTCCCGACGAACGCAGAACGGAAATCCTCAAGTGTCCCAGGCTGGTCAACGTGAAcgtgagaggaagaagcaaaagacaggcgacgcggcCCACGGCACAACGTCCCAAAAGGTTGAAGCTCTCCAAGATAACAAAAAGGCTTCGGCGAACGCTCGCAAGCAGAACGGCAATCTTTTTCAGTGGCAAGGAGACTGGAAATCTACCGTCGAACACATCTTGAATAATCAGCCCAATCATTCTATGGCTTGGAAGCCTCTTGCCAACCAG GCAGTAGATCTGTATCTCGCCTCAAacaaaaacaaaacacagaaacctccggagagcagagagatgcTCGTCAACGCTTGCCTGGCTTCC ATTCCCGAAGATTTCGTCAACGACAAGGACGAATTCGTGAGACTGCTTCACGCCTAA